The Streptomyces sp. Je 1-332 genome has a window encoding:
- a CDS encoding FAD/NAD(P)-binding protein has protein sequence MFAPSAAAAPEHDVAVAVVGAGPRGTSVLERLCASAAELLPPGARLTVHVVDPSPPGPGRVWRTAQPAELLMNTVASQVTLFTDESVDCAGPIRPGPSLYAWAAAGHAPALGPDDYPTRACYGRYLEWVFAETLRRAPGTVRVEAHAARAVRLEGPADGAQSLVLDSGRELSGLDAVILAQGHLPTVSDEGQEHLTAHAARHGLRHIPPANPADVDLSAIAPGERVLLRGLGLNFFDHMALLTQGRGGRFAPAPGGGLRYHPSGHEPKLYAGSRRGIPYQARGDNEKGPYGRHEPLVLTSDVIARFRKRADSGDAPDFLDEIWPLVAKEVETVYYAALVQPRERERVTDFRDAFLAVPHHSPQEALVLDEFGVPEAARWSWDRLAQPHAGHAFGSPADFRAWLLSYLREDVAQAALGNVTSPLKSALDVLRDLRNELRLILDHGGLSGTSRREHLDRWYTPLNAYLSIGPPRRRIEEMTALIEAGVVEVLGPRLAVRPAAGGTFLAHSPDVPGSDVSVTTVIEARLPEPDVRRTADELLGRLLETGQCRAHVVGGHETGGLDVTPRPYHLIDRQGRSHARRFAFGVPTEGVHWVTAAGARPGVDSVTLSDADAVARAALRTAAGAAGATEIPSPRGAVPSARQAESPEWPDVELASID, from the coding sequence TTGTTCGCACCATCCGCAGCGGCCGCACCGGAACATGACGTTGCAGTCGCCGTCGTCGGCGCGGGGCCCCGCGGCACGAGTGTCCTGGAGCGCCTCTGCGCCTCGGCGGCCGAACTCCTGCCGCCAGGGGCGCGGCTGACGGTTCACGTCGTCGACCCCTCGCCCCCGGGGCCGGGACGGGTCTGGCGGACCGCCCAGCCGGCCGAGCTGCTCATGAACACGGTCGCTTCACAGGTGACGCTCTTCACCGACGAGAGCGTCGACTGCGCGGGACCGATACGGCCGGGCCCGAGCCTGTACGCATGGGCCGCCGCCGGACACGCGCCGGCGCTCGGCCCCGACGACTACCCGACCCGCGCCTGCTACGGCCGCTATCTGGAGTGGGTCTTCGCCGAGACCCTGCGCCGCGCCCCCGGAACCGTCCGGGTCGAGGCGCACGCGGCGCGCGCCGTACGCCTCGAAGGGCCTGCCGACGGCGCCCAGTCCCTCGTGCTCGACAGCGGCCGCGAGCTCTCCGGGCTCGACGCCGTCATCCTCGCGCAGGGGCACCTCCCCACAGTCAGCGACGAGGGGCAGGAGCACCTCACCGCGCACGCGGCCCGGCACGGCCTGCGCCACATCCCGCCCGCCAACCCCGCCGACGTGGACCTCTCGGCCATCGCCCCCGGCGAGCGTGTCCTGCTGCGCGGGCTCGGCCTGAACTTCTTCGACCACATGGCGCTCCTGACGCAGGGCCGCGGCGGACGCTTCGCCCCGGCGCCGGGAGGCGGCCTGCGCTACCACCCCTCGGGGCACGAGCCGAAGCTGTACGCGGGTTCGCGGCGCGGCATCCCGTACCAAGCGCGCGGCGACAACGAGAAGGGCCCCTACGGACGGCACGAGCCACTCGTCCTCACGTCCGACGTCATAGCCCGCTTCCGCAAGCGCGCCGACAGCGGTGACGCCCCGGACTTCCTGGACGAGATATGGCCGCTGGTTGCCAAGGAGGTGGAGACGGTCTACTACGCGGCCCTCGTCCAGCCCCGCGAGCGGGAGCGGGTAACGGACTTCCGGGACGCCTTCCTCGCCGTACCGCACCACAGTCCTCAAGAGGCCCTCGTACTGGACGAGTTCGGAGTCCCCGAAGCCGCACGCTGGTCCTGGGACCGCCTCGCGCAGCCGCATGCCGGCCACGCCTTCGGCTCCCCGGCCGACTTCCGCGCCTGGCTGCTTTCGTATCTGCGCGAGGACGTCGCGCAGGCCGCGCTCGGCAATGTCACGAGCCCGCTGAAGTCCGCCCTCGACGTCCTGCGCGACCTGCGCAACGAACTCCGCCTGATCCTCGACCACGGCGGCCTGTCGGGGACCTCACGCCGCGAGCACCTGGACCGCTGGTACACCCCGCTCAACGCCTACCTGTCGATCGGCCCTCCCCGGCGCCGCATCGAGGAGATGACCGCGCTGATCGAGGCGGGCGTCGTGGAGGTGCTCGGCCCGCGTCTCGCCGTGCGGCCCGCGGCGGGCGGGACGTTCCTCGCCCACTCCCCCGACGTACCGGGTTCGGATGTGTCGGTGACCACAGTGATCGAGGCCCGGCTCCCCGAACCGGATGTGCGGCGCACCGCGGACGAGCTGCTCGGGCGGCTCCTGGAGACGGGCCAGTGCCGCGCCCACGTGGTCGGCGGCCACGAAACCGGAGGCCTCGACGTCACTCCCCGCCCCTATCACCTGATTGACCGTCAAGGCCGTTCCCACGCACGGCGGTTCGCGTTCGGAGTGCCCACCGAGGGCGTGCACTGGGTGACGGCGGCCGGGGCCAGGCCCGGCGTCGACTCGGTCACCCTGTCCGACGCGGACGCGGTGGCGCGGGCCGCGCTGCGGACGGCGGCGGGAGCGGCAGGGGCGACGGAGATCCCTTCCCCGAGGGGAGCGGTCCCCTCCGCGCGGCAAGCGGAATCGCCGGAATGGCCAGATGTTGAACTTGCAAGCATAGATTAG
- a CDS encoding DoxX family protein, which yields MTGRLNSAQPYALGLFRIVIGLLFACHGAASLFGVLGGAMGGGTVDAGTWPGWYAAVIQLVGGGLVALGLGTRAAAFISSGSMAYAYFKVHQPEALWPMQNGGEASAIFCWAMLLLVFTGSGALGLDRLFASRGASETKAASERTPVAA from the coding sequence ATGACTGGACGTCTCAACAGCGCCCAGCCCTACGCCCTCGGGCTTTTCCGCATAGTCATCGGCCTGCTCTTCGCCTGCCACGGCGCCGCCTCGCTCTTCGGAGTGCTCGGTGGCGCGATGGGCGGCGGCACGGTCGACGCCGGCACCTGGCCGGGCTGGTACGCGGCCGTCATCCAGCTGGTCGGCGGCGGCCTGGTCGCCCTCGGCCTCGGCACCCGCGCCGCCGCGTTCATCTCGTCCGGCTCGATGGCGTACGCCTACTTCAAGGTGCACCAGCCGGAGGCCCTGTGGCCGATGCAGAACGGCGGAGAGGCCTCCGCGATCTTCTGCTGGGCCATGCTCCTGCTCGTCTTCACCGGCTCGGGCGCGCTCGGCCTCGACCGGCTCTTCGCCTCGCGCGGTGCGAGCGAGACCAAGGCGGCGTCGGAGCGGACGCCGGTGGCGGCCTGA
- a CDS encoding VTT domain-containing protein, with protein MLESLGSLTSSPWIYAVVALSVLFDIVLPVLPSGVLVITAATAAAAAGTASTATAGAGSVPHAVPDILILLLCAATASVLGDLAVYRLAWRGGERLDRAIARSRRLTTAQERLGTALSRGGGALVVLARFAPAGRSIVSLAAGAAHRKVREFLPWSALAGVAWAGYSVALGYFGGQWLGATWLATGVSLLALFAAGAGAAFLVRRPRSATAAAGAGAAGAAGAAAGAAGAAAAN; from the coding sequence GTGCTTGAGAGTCTGGGCTCACTGACCAGCAGCCCATGGATCTACGCGGTAGTCGCGCTTTCGGTGCTTTTCGACATCGTCCTGCCCGTGCTGCCGAGCGGCGTCCTCGTCATCACGGCGGCCACCGCGGCGGCCGCGGCAGGCACGGCGAGTACGGCGACCGCGGGCGCGGGGAGCGTGCCGCACGCGGTGCCCGACATCCTGATCCTGCTGCTCTGCGCGGCCACCGCCTCGGTACTCGGCGACCTGGCCGTCTACCGCCTCGCCTGGCGCGGCGGCGAGCGCCTGGACCGCGCCATCGCCCGCTCCCGGCGCCTCACCACCGCGCAGGAACGACTCGGCACCGCGCTCTCCCGGGGCGGCGGCGCCCTGGTCGTCCTCGCGCGCTTCGCCCCGGCGGGCCGCTCGATCGTCTCGCTCGCGGCGGGCGCGGCACATCGCAAGGTGCGTGAGTTCCTGCCCTGGTCGGCCCTGGCGGGCGTGGCGTGGGCCGGGTACAGCGTCGCGCTCGGTTACTTCGGCGGGCAGTGGCTCGGCGCGACGTGGCTGGCCACGGGTGTCTCACTGCTCGCGCTGTTCGCGGCGGGCGCGGGTGCGGCGTTCCTGGTCCGCCGACCGCGGTCGGCGACTGCGGCGGCTGGGGCGGGGGCTGCCGGGGCCGCCGGGGCGGCGGCGGGGGCTGCTGGGGCTGCGGCGGCGAACTAG
- a CDS encoding DUF2277 domain-containing protein, with protein MCRSIKTLRPPAIPDDATEEEIRAAALQYVRKVSGFRAPAAHNREVFDRAVDAVAEATAELLAGIEVRGAKPRAADRTPEEAPAA; from the coding sequence ATGTGCCGCAGCATCAAGACGCTCCGTCCGCCCGCCATCCCCGACGACGCCACCGAGGAGGAGATCCGGGCCGCCGCGCTTCAGTACGTGCGCAAGGTCTCGGGGTTCCGTGCCCCGGCCGCGCACAACCGCGAGGTCTTCGACCGAGCCGTGGACGCGGTCGCCGAGGCCACCGCGGAACTGCTCGCCGGGATCGAGGTGCGCGGGGCCAAGCCGCGGGCCGCCGACCGGACGCCCGAGGAAGCCCCGGCGGCCTAG